The genomic DNA TAACCTGTTATAGGGATACTGAGTGCCCTAACCTGCTATAGGGATACCGGGTACCCCCAACCTGTTATAGGGATACCGGGTACCCCCATCCCCGTACAGGACACCGGGTGCCCCTAACCTGTTATAAGGACACCGGATACCCCCATCCCCGTACAGGGACACCGGGTGCCCCTAACCTGTTATAGGGATACCGGGTACCCCCATCCCCGTACAGGGACACCGGGTACCCCTAACCTGTTATAGGGATACCGGGTACCCCCGTCCCCGTACAGGGACACCGGGTGCCCCTAACCTGTTATAGGGATACCGGGTACCCCCGTCCCCGTACAGGGACACCGGGTACCCCTAACCTGTTATAGGGATACCGGGTACCCCCGTCCCCGTACAGGGACACCGGGTACCCCTAACCTGTTATAAGGACACCGGGTACCCCCGTCCCCGTACAGGGACACCGGGTGCCCCTAACCTGTTATAAGGACACCGGATACCCCCATCCCCATGTAGGGTTACCGGGTACCCCCATCCCCGTGCAGGGATCCCGGGTACCCCCATCCCCGTGCAGGGATAACAGCAgaccccagcctggcacagggctcaCTGGGGACCCCCGGCAGTGCCGGTACCGGGTGTCCCAGCTCGGGGGGGTGTAGCCGGTCGGCAGCCGGGGTCGGGCCGGGCGGGGGTCGCTCCGGGACTACCGTGCCCGTGgtgccgcggggcgggcggggcgcgcgGCGCatgcgcggggcgggggcggcgcggggggggcggcggtgccgcggcggcggcggcggcgatggCGGCGGAGCGGCGGCCGGTGCCCGGCCTGGACGAGTTCGCGGGGCAGAGCTGGAGCGCCTGGCTGGAGcgggccgggccgcccgccgACACCGgtgagggcggcggcggcggggggggctTCGCGACCGGGGCCGCGCCCGCCGACCCCCGGTCCGAGCGCCGCCGCGCGGCGGGCGGGCAACGGCACCGGGAGAGGGGAGTCCGGCACCGGGAAGCGGCAGCAGGGCATCCCGCACCGGGCAATGGGAACGGGGCATCCTGCGCTGGGAACCGCCGACGGAGCATCCCCCACCGGGCGCTGGGAACCGAGAGGAGCAGGTTCTGCACCGGCTCGTTCTGCTCTGGGAACGGGGCACCGGGAACGGGGCATCCTGCGCTGGACAGTGGGAAACGGGGCACTGGGAACCCGGTACTGGGCATGGAGACCTGGCAGCCTGACCTCCAGGACCGGGAGCTGGGCACACAGCAGAGGGTGCCGGGTCTGGGTGCCCAGGGCAGGATTCCCAGCGCCCAGTTTGTGGTGCAGGTTGTCCTGGCATGTCCTAGGATGTTCCTGGCACTGGGAACTGGACACCTGGAATGAAGCATCCTGTACCAGCACCTGGCACTGGGAAcagggcagccagacctggcaCCCTGCGCTGGGAATCAGACAGTGGGAATGGGCACCCTGCACTGGGAAactggcactgggaatgggcacccTGCACTGGGAATAGGCACCCTGCAGTGGGAtcctggcactgggaatgggcacccTGCACTGGGCACCctgcactgggaatgggcacccTGCACTGGGAAactggcactgggaatgggcaccctgcactgggaatgggcactcTGCACTGGGAtctggcactgggaatgggcacccTGCATTGGGAATGGGCACCCTGCACTGGGAtcctggcactgggaatgggcacccTGTACTGAGAacctggcactgggaatgggcacctTGTACTGGGATCGTGGCACTGGAAATGGGCACCCTGCACTGGGAAactggcactgggaatgggcacctTGTACTGGGAAactggcactgggaatgggcaccctgcactgggaatgggcacccTGCACTGGGAAactggcactgggaatgggcacccTGCACTGGGAATGTGGCATCCTGCACCAGAACATGCAGAAACAGGAATGGggcacccagccctgggcaccagaCAGTGGGAATAGGATATCCTGCAATGGGTACCTGGCACCAGGAACTGGGCACTGGGAACCTTACACTGGGCATCTAGACCTGGCACCCAGCACTGAGctttgggaactgggaatgggcactTCCTGCACTGGGAATGTGGCATCCAGCACTGGGCATCTGGTACCAGGAACTGGGACTGGGAACCTGGCACTGCACAGCCAGACGTGGCACCTGATACCAGGAACTGGGCATCCTGTACTGGGCACCCAGCATTGAGAACTGGCATGGGGCATCCTACCAAAGTTGCCCAAACATTAGGAACCTTGCACTGGACACTGGGCACCAGGAACTGGGCACTAGGGAGCCACGCTGGGCACTGGGATTCAGGAACTGGGCAGCAGGATCTCTGCTCTAGGAACTGGGCACCAGTGTGGCACCAGGCAGCCCACTGGGAGCCCTGTGCCCGTTGCTGGGTGCcccctcctggattccagtggagTCCAGTGGGCACTGGTGGGAGCAGAGCAGTAACTGGAGAGCCTGGACTGGGAATTAGTTGCCATCATTACTCCAGAGCAGACAGGAGGTACTGGGAGCCCCAGGTGGGGCACTGGGCATCACATGCTTGGCACTGGGATATCCTGTACTGGGAACTGGGCAGGGCACACTGGGAGCCAGGTGCTCCTTACTGGGAGTGTCCCAGTGAGCTCTCAGCACTGGGACTGGCTGGGCACCAGTCATGATGCATCTGAATGGGTCTGGGTGCCCAGTATGGCACAGCTAGATGGCACTGGGCACCCAGTATGGCATggccaggcaggcagggctggttaCCCAGTATGGCACAGCTAGATGGCACTGAGCACCCAGTATGGCACAGCTGGATGATACTGGGCACGCAGTATGGCATGGCCAGGCAGGACTGGGGATGGACTTGGCACCCAGTTTGGCACAGTTGGCCGGGTCACCATTGCCACTGGCTCAGTGGCCACCAGTGCCCCCAGAACagagcccaggcacagccagTGGGGCCACGACTGTCTGGGAACCAAGGTGACCCCAGAGTGTCACATCCTGGGACCAGGATGTTCCCAGGGGTGCCATGTGCCACACTGGGGTTTCCTCAGGGATGGGGCTGTCCCCAGAGATGTCCCATCCCAGCACCAGGGTGTCCTCAGGGACGTTCCATCCCAGGGATGTCACATCCTAGGAATATCACATCCCATACTGGGATGTCCCCAGGAACAtcctgctgggcctgggctgtcaggatggggaccctggagatggtGACACCCCACAGGGCGATGTCACTCACAGCACGCTCTGTCTCTCTGGGCTAATTTTGTCTGGTTTAATTGTTCCAGGAGCAGGGATGCCAGCACCAGCCCTGTGTGGGAGCACCGGGACCGTCCGTGTGCCAGCCACTGACAGGATTTTGTCTCTGGCAGGATCAgggtcagagctggaggagaatgGCAAGAATGGCAGCAAGAAACTGGACACCATGACCCTGATTAAGGAAGGTGAGCTCCTCTCTGGGGTGAAACCCAGCATTTTGGGGCTGTGTGAGCTGGGATCCTTGTCTGcagtgctcccagcagcagcaggtgtgTGCCAGCTCACTGAGCTCTCCCCACAGACATGGACATCTTCGGGCACTGCCCTGCGCACGACGAGTTCTACCTGGTGGTGTGCAACCACTGCAGCCAGGTGGTGAAGCCCCAGGCCTTCCAGAAGCACTGTGGTGAGCCAGGGAGTTTGGGGAATGGCTCTTCCACCCCGTGGTGCTGGGAACAGCACTGGGAGTGCCACCAGGGCTGGCTGGGGggtgcaggggcagggaggggctcgCAGCAGTGTGAGCTCTGGTGTGGGCTAACAGTGGGGTTATCCCAtttcatgccatgccatgccatcccatggatcccatcccaccccatggatcccatcctatcccatcccatcccaccctatGGATcctatcccatggatcccatcccatggatcccatcccaccccatggatcccatcccatggatcccatcccaccccatggatcccatcccaccccaccccaccccaccccatcccatggatcccaccccatcccatcccatcccaccccaccccatcccatcccatcccatcccatcccatcccatcccatcccatcccatcccatcccatcccatcccatcccatggatcccatcccatggatcccaccccatcccatggatccatcccacccctccccatcccatggatcccatcccatctcatcccaccccatcccatcccatggatcccaccccatcccatggtTCCCAtctcaccccatcccatcccatggatcccatcccatcccaccccatgccatggatccctttccatcccatcccatggatcccatcccctcccatccctgtGGCAGAACGCCGGCACGGCCCGCTCAGCAAGCTCTATGCCCGTGCCACCGCGTGCCACGTGGCCGTGAACGGGCAGCCGGTGCCCGCCAGGACGCCCGGAGCAGCCAAAGCCCTGCAGGAGAAGCTCCCTGGTGGCCGAGGGagagcccagcccctccctgagCACACGGACAAGGACAACAACCTCTGGTGAGCGCCGGCACGGGCGACAGCAATGCCCTTTGTGGGGTCACTTTGATGCCACCCCCTCCTCCCCACAACTCTCTCTCCACAGCTTGTTTGTGCCCGTGGTGAACCTGGAGAAGATCCCCAGCATTCCCAAACCGGACGGGCACGGGATCAAGGTGCCCCCCAAAGCCGTCCCCACCAACACCAAGGAATCCCTGGGGAAAGCCGCGGCTGCCGCGGTGCCCAAAGAGCCCCCGGTGCCCGCCGGGGTCGGGGGGGATTCGGCCATGCCGGAGAGCGTCCCTGCTCCGGGGGACAAGGATGTGGGGGCCCCCAAAGCGCCCCCCAGGTCCCACAGGAAGCTGGCGCGTGAGTCCCCCCTTTCCTTGCCGGCCATGGGGGGGGTGGATGATCCCAGCGGGACATCCTGGGGCCCAGAATGGGCCATGTGTGGCACTGGGCTGGGTACCAGGGGAGTGGCTCCCCCCTCTCCTCTGGAGGGTTGTTGGGGGGTCCCTGCCCTCCCCCCAGTTGTGGTTATCCTGTAGGTTTAGGGCCCGCACTTGGCTGATGCCAAGGAATGGGCACAGCTCGGTTTGgatccccaaattcctcaaaaaatGGGGGTCAAACATGTCCCACATAAAAATATGGAGGTGGAACACATGCCCCCCAAAATACAGGGGTCAAATGTGCATTCCCCCCAAAATATGTGGGTTAAATACATGTTGTCCAGAATAGAGGGGTTGAATATATTTCTCCCCAAAAATATAGGGGTCAAATCTTCGTTCCCCCCAAAATATGGGGTTTGCATGTGTATGGGGGTCAAATGTGTCACCCCAAAATATGGGTGTTAAATGCGTGGTCCTCCAAGATATGGGGTCCCCCCACAATATGGGGGTTGAACTTGTGTCCCCCACAAAAACATGAGAATTGGATATGTGACCCCCCTAAAAATATAGGGGTCAAATGTGCGTTCCCCCCAAAATATGGGATTTGAATATGTGTCCTCCAGAATAGAGGGGTTCAATATATATCACCCCAAAAATATGGGGTTTGGATGTGTGTGGGGGTCAAATGTGTCACCCCAAAATATGGGTGGTAAATGCGTGGTCCCCCAAGATATGGGGGTTAAACACATGTTCCCCCCACAATATGGGGGTTGAACTTGTGTCCCCCACAAAAATGTGAGAATTGGATATGTGACCCCCAAAAATATGGGGGTCAAATGTGCGTTCCCCCCAAAATATGGGGAGTTGAATTCGTGTCCTCCAGAATAGAGGGGTTCAATATATATCACCCCAAAAATATGGGGTTTGGATGTGTATGGGGGTCAAATGTGTCACCCCAAAATATGGGTGTTAAATGCATGGTTCCCCAAGATATGGGGTCTCCCCACAATATGGGGGTTGAAGTTGTGTCCCCCACAAAAATGTGAGAATTGGATATGTGACCCCCAAAAATATGGGGGTCAAATGTGCATTCCCCCCCAAAATATGGGGGGTTGAATACATGTTTTCCAGAATAGAGGGGTTGAATATATGTCCCTCCAAAAATATGGGGTTTGGATGTATATCCCTCCACAATATGGGGGTCAAATATGTCACCCCAAAATATGGGTGGTAAATGCGTGGTTCCCCCAAGATATGGGGGTTAAACACATGTTCCCCCCAAAATACATGGGTGAAATATGTGTCCCCTGAAAATATAGGGGTCAAATGTGTATCCTCTGAAAATGTGGGGGTTTAATTCGTGTCCCCCACAAAAATATGGGGATTGGGCATGTGTCATCCCAAAACaggggtttggaaatgtgtaaCCCCAAAATATGGAGGCTGAACCCATATCCCCCCAAAATATGGGGGCCAGATGTGTGGTCCCTCCCAAAATATGGGGGTATAACACATGCCCCCTCCCAAATATGGGGGTCAAATGTGTATCACCCCAAAATATGTGTGTCAAATGTGTGTGCCACCCCAAAATATGTGTTTCAAATGTGTGTGCCACCCCAAAATATGGAGTTTGGATGTGTGCCCCCCCAAGATATGGGGTTTGGACATATGTCACCCCAAAAGATGAGTGTTGGACACATTCCCCAAAACATGGGAGTCAAACATTCCCCCctgcccccaaaatcccagagccaattgctgctgtgcccacagACTCTCCCAGGTGATGGCAATGCCATCAGCAGGACCTAGGTGAAAATCAGGGGTCACTCCAGAGAAGGGGCAAAATAGGGGGGGCCTCATCCTGCAGAGGAGCAAaaaggggagggagcagcacacGGTGAGTCCCTACCCCTTCAGAACCTCTCAGGGCTGTGTCCGCTGCTCCGAGGAGTGGCTGCTCCGTGCCCAGCCCCAGTGGGGGGTGTTGGGGTGCCCCCCCAGCACTCCCCAGCACCCTGTGCCTCCGTGTCCCCCCAGGTAAGGAGTGTGACCTGAACCGGCAGTGTGGGGTGCGGAACCCCGACACCAACAAGCTCTGCACCCGCCTGCTGACCTGCAAGGTAGTGGGAAACGGGGAGGGGACACCCCAATATCCCAGCCTGGgtgttttgggggggtcctgagccccctccctgctgTCTCTCCCCCAGATCCACTCGGTGCACCAGCGGCGGGAGGTGCAGGGTCGGGCCAAGGATTTCGATGTGCTGGTGGCCGAGCTCAAGGCCAGCACCCGCCGAGGGGACCCCCCAAAGGACAGGAGCCCCCCTGAGAAAGAGCCACTGCACCCTGCCCTGCAGGACCCCCCCTCACTGCTGCAGCCCCCCAATACCCCTCCCTGCCGAGCCAGGCTGCCCCACTGCTTGCACCCCCCCAGGTGAGTGCCCCGtgggtttggggaggggtctcctcTCAGCTTTCCCCACCTGAATTGGGGGGGATGCATGGAAAGGGCAGGAATGGGAGTGGGGGTTTGTGGGGGGTTCCATGTCACCCCCTCCCCACTTGAACTGGGGGGAtgtggatgggagcagggatttgggggggtcctgtcTCAGTGGCTGAATTAGGGGGATGTGGatgggagcaggaatttgggggACATGTGAAtgggagcagggatttgggggggtcccatCTCATCAGCTGAATTTGGGGGATGTGGatgggagcaggaatttgggggataTGTGAAtgggagcagggatttggggggtctcaTCTCATCAGCTGAATTTGGGGGATGTGGatgggagcaggaatttgggggataTGTGAAtgggagcagggatttgggggggtcctgtcTCAGCGGCTGAATTAGGGGGATGTGGatgggagcaggaatttgggggataTGTGAATGGGAGCATGGACTTGGGGGGGTCCTATCTCAGCAGCTGAATTAGGGGGAtgtggatgggagcagggatttggggggtcccatcTCATCAGCTGAATTTGGGGGAtgtggatgggagcagggatttgggggggatgtGTCTCACCAGCTGAATGTGGGGGGATGTGGATGGGAGTAGGGATTTAGGGGGTTCTGTCTCACCACCTGAACTGGAGAGATGTTGGTGGGAGCTGGGATTGGAGGGGTTGTGTCTCACCAGCTGAATTTGGGGGATGTGGTTTGGAGCTGAGTTTTGGGGGGGGTCCTGTTCATCAGCTGAATTTGGGGGGGATGTGGATGGGGAGCAccgattttgggggtcctgtcTCACCCCCTCACCACCTGAACTAGGGCAAGATGTGGCTGGGagctgggttttggggttcccatctGACCCTCCCCCCCTGCACTGGGGGTGTGGCAGGGCAGCAGGAATGTGAGTGCAGAATTGTGGGGTCCAGTCTTGGCCCCTCTGCACCTGAAAGGGGAGGGGAAGTGGATGGAAGCAGAGATTTGGGGTGGGGGGTTCCCATCTCTCCCCACCTGGATTGGGGGGCACATTGTAGGGATTGGGAGTGGGGATTTAGGGGGGCTGTATATTGTCTCACAGTGACCCCCCCCAGTATCAGGCACCCCAAAAGttcctctcttcctctctctggTGCAGGGCCCGCCTTTCCTCTGCCAGTGACCCTGAGGATGCTCCAGCCACCTCTGGGGAGGGGGGCACAGGAGGcctccccctgcccctgcccctgcccctgcccaagGGGGGCAGCCGCGTGTCCAGCGAGGAGAGCGAGGAGGAGGGGGCTGAGGAGCCCCCCCGGGCCCCCCTGCGCCCACCCCGGCCTCAGGCGGTGAGTGAGGGGACCCCAGAACAGGGCAGGGACCCCCAAAGCCACCAGTGACCAGAGTGGGgcagggatccccaaatccacctgCAAGCCATCCATGTGAGACCCCAGTGTGGTGCAGGGACCCCCAAAGCCACCAGTGATCCATCCATGTGGGACCCCAGAGTGGGgcaggaacccccaaatccaccagCAACCCATCCATGTGAGACCCCAGAGTGAGATGAGACCCCCAACTCCACCAGTGACCCATCCATGTGAGatcccagagcaggacagggaccCTCAAATCCACCAGCAACCGCTCCATGTGGgaccccagagcagggcagggaccccAGAGTGGTGCAGGAACCCCCAGCTCCACCAGTGACCCATCCATGTGAGACCCCAGAGTGGGGTGAGACCCcacagtgggacagggacccccaaatccaccaGTGACCCGTCCATGTGAGACCCCAGATTGGGGCAGGGACCCCCAACTCCACCAGCAGCCCACCCATTTCAgaccccagagcagggcagggaccccCAGCTCCACCAGTGACCCATCCATGTAAGACCCCAGAATGGGgtgagaccccagagctggacagggacccccaaatccatcAGTGACCCATCCATGTGAgaccccagagcagggcagggacccccagaatggtgcagggacccccagccccaccagcaaCCCATCCATGTGGGAACCCAGAGTGGGGCAGAGACCCCCAAATCCACCAGCAGCCCATCTATGTCAGACCCCAGAGTGGGCTAGGGACCCCCAAATCCAACAGCAACACATCCATGTGAGACCCCAGAGTAAGGCAGACACCCCCCAACTCCACCAGGGACCCATCCATGTCAGACCCCAGAGTGGGAGTGAGACCCCAGGGTGGggcagggacccccaaatccatcAGCAACCCATCCATGTGAGaccccagagtggggctgggactccCACCTCCACCAGCGACCAGGCCGGGGCAGGGACCCCCAGCTCCCCCCATGACCCATCCCCGTGTCCTGTTCCCGGCTCTGTGCCAGGTGGGTGGTTGAGGCAGGGTTGTGGGGGGGGCTGCAGTGACCCTGGCACGGTGCCCCCCCAGTTCTGCACCTTTGGCAGCCGCCTGGTGACCCCGGGCTGTTACGTGTTCGACCGGCGGCTGGACCGGTTCTGCGCCGCGCTGGGCtccatgctggagcagcaccTCAGCGCACACAGGTGGAGGTGAGGGGGCCCCAGGGGACCAGGCCTGGACTTTGGGGTCCCCAGGGTCCCAGCATGGTGTTGGGAttgagggggaggaagggagtGGGGATCTGGGGAGGTTTGTTGTACCCCCCCCTCATTCAAAGTGAGCAGGGTAAGGTGGGGGTGCAGGGATTTGAGTGGGAAATGAGGGGGTCTCATTTCACCCCATTCTGATCCAAACTGAGGAGGATAaggtggggatggagggatgggggcGGGGATTTGGGACCCCCTCCCTACCTGAATCAGGAAGGATTggggggacagagatgggagtggggATTTGAGTGGTCCCATTTCATCACCTTCTCACCCAAACTGGGAAAAGACAAAATGGGGATGCAGTACTGAGAGCAGAGATTGGGGGTGTCTGATCACCCCCTCCTCACCTGACTTGGGGTGTAATGGAGATTTGAGGGGATGTCCTGTTTCACCCCTTCCCATCCAAGCTCggggggacaaggtggggatgcaGAGCTGGGAGTAGGGATTTATGGGGGCTCCCATCTCACCTTTCCACACCTGAATTGGGGAGGACAAAGTGGGGCtggagggatgggaatggggatttggAGGAGTCCAGAATGGGGAGTGGGAGGGGTCCCATCTCACCTTTCCACACCTGAATTGGGGAGGACAGGGTGGGGCtggagggatgggaatggggtttTGTGGGGGCTCCCATCTCACCTTTCCACACCTGAACTGGGGAGCATGGGATGGTGCTGGAGGGACGGGAATGGGGATTTGGAGGGGTCTGGAATGGGGATTTAGAGGAGTTCCATCTCACCTTTCTACAGCTGAACTGAGTGGGGGAGCACTGAGTGGGGCTagaaggatgggaatggggatttggAGGGCTCCCATCTCACCTTTCCACACCTgaactggggagcacagggtggggCTGGAGGGGTCTGGAATGGGGATTTGGAGAGGTCCCATCTCACCTTTCCACGCCTGAATTGGGGAGcacaggatggggctggagggCTGGGAGTGGGGATTTGTGGGGGTTCCCATCTCACCTTTCCACACCTGAATTGGGGAGCACAGTGTAGGGCTggagggatggaaatggggatttGGAGGGGTCCCATCTCACCTCTCTTCCCTGAACTGGGGGGATATGGTTGGGAGCAGTTTTGGGGGCTCCCCATCTCACCCACCCCCTCCCTTCCCACAGGAAGATCCCTCCAGC from Melospiza melodia melodia isolate bMelMel2 chromosome 28, bMelMel2.pri, whole genome shotgun sequence includes the following:
- the ATXN7L2 gene encoding ataxin-7-like protein 2; this translates as MAAERRPVPGLDEFAGQSWSAWLERAGPPADTGSGSELEENGKNGSKKLDTMTLIKEDMDIFGHCPAHDEFYLVVCNHCSQVVKPQAFQKHCERRHGPLSKLYARATACHVAVNGQPVPARTPGAAKALQEKLPGGRGRAQPLPEHTDKDNNLCLFVPVVNLEKIPSIPKPDGHGIKVPPKAVPTNTKESLGKAAAAAVPKEPPVPAGVGGDSAMPESVPAPGDKDVGAPKAPPRSHRKLARKECDLNRQCGVRNPDTNKLCTRLLTCKIHSVHQRREVQGRAKDFDVLVAELKASTRRGDPPKDRSPPEKEPLHPALQDPPSLLQPPNTPPCRARLPHCLHPPRARLSSASDPEDAPATSGEGGTGGLPLPLPLPLPKGGSRVSSEESEEEGAEEPPRAPLRPPRPQAFCTFGSRLVTPGCYVFDRRLDRFCAALGSMLEQHLSAHRWRKIPPAVVPPLHLPAAPPSPAAPLYGPAAPSPPLRSLSAAGGCRLPTSLTYTVGSPPAAAACSQPECGGGGSQSITSPLPANTPSPSFSKLPPGKASRSPRARDAEPRPWQPPPRAGSPPYKRTCLGDSVKGKNQGLAPPGKTKLTPPASPSIAILNGTPRVRRPPPGQPCRAPPAARDPQTPPLPPGLGLGAPPRGLSEDEVKKRKNAATYCRALKGKAAPGLPGPPGPPGPGSSGSGGSVRRKKPGTPLGFEEKRSALKSKAH